The following proteins come from a genomic window of Candidatus Paceibacterota bacterium:
- a CDS encoding rod shape-determining protein, with amino-acid sequence MKRIINKFGEMFSQDIGIDLGTANTLVYVSGEGIVINEPSVVAINQKTGRVVAVGSEAKQMLGRTPAHIVAVRPLVDGVISDFEVTEEMILYLLNKAQGGKKKFFGPRVVVGVPSGVTNVETRAVRDATKNAGAREVLIVEEPMAGAIGIKLPVMEPVGNMVIDIGGGTSDIAVISLGGIVRSKNLRVAGDRLNNDIIAYIRSEFKILIGEKTAEEVKIKIGAVISGERPTEATIRGRDLVTGLPREVIVTDSDIREAMAQSIDNLLESSKEVLETTPPEILADVMQRGIHLVGGGALIRGLDRLLSDYLKIPVFVSDDPLTAIARGAGVILENLPQYQEVLIENEDDLPPKK; translated from the coding sequence ATGAAAAGAATTATAAATAAATTTGGCGAGATGTTTTCCCAGGATATCGGTATCGACTTGGGCACGGCTAATACTTTGGTTTATGTGAGTGGGGAAGGCATCGTCATCAACGAGCCGTCGGTAGTCGCTATCAACCAAAAAACCGGACGCGTGGTCGCCGTCGGTAGTGAGGCCAAACAAATGCTCGGCCGCACACCGGCCCACATCGTGGCGGTACGCCCGCTCGTTGACGGGGTCATTTCCGATTTCGAAGTGACCGAGGAAATGATTCTCTACCTTTTGAATAAAGCCCAAGGTGGGAAAAAGAAATTTTTTGGCCCGCGCGTGGTAGTCGGCGTGCCGTCCGGTGTCACCAATGTCGAGACTCGCGCTGTGCGTGACGCCACCAAAAACGCCGGCGCCAGGGAAGTTTTGATTGTTGAGGAGCCGATGGCCGGCGCAATCGGCATTAAACTGCCGGTAATGGAACCGGTCGGCAATATGGTAATCGACATCGGCGGAGGTACTTCGGATATCGCGGTGATTTCACTCGGCGGGATTGTGCGCTCGAAAAATTTGCGCGTGGCCGGCGACCGATTGAATAATGATATTATCGCTTACATCAGAAGCGAGTTTAAAATTTTGATTGGTGAAAAAACTGCTGAGGAGGTGAAAATTAAAATTGGTGCGGTGATTTCCGGTGAACGCCCGACTGAAGCTACGATCCGTGGCCGAGATTTGGTGACCGGACTACCTCGCGAGGTAATCGTCACCGATTCGGACATTAGGGAGGCCATGGCTCAATCAATTGACAACTTGCTCGAATCATCAAAGGAAGTTTTGGAAACCACTCCGCCGGAAATTTTGGCCGATGTCATGCAACGCGGTATCCACTTGGTCGGCGGCGGGGCACTAATCCGTGGCCTTGATCGCCTACTTTCTGACTATTTGAAAATCCCGGTTTTCGTTTCTGACGATCCTCTAACGGCGATTGCGCGCGGGGCCGGCGTGATTTTGGAAAATTTGCCCCAATACCAGGAAGTACTTATTGAAAACGAAGATGACCTACCACCTAAGAAGTAG